A region of Panicum virgatum strain AP13 chromosome 8N, P.virgatum_v5, whole genome shotgun sequence DNA encodes the following proteins:
- the LOC120685876 gene encoding FHA domain-containing protein PS1-like, which yields MAAAAEADGDAPIAAFAVSKAGVVLKHIFLNAPPSTEAAEEDPPVTVGRHPDCHVLVDHPSVSRFHLQLRSRRRQRRITVTDLRSVHGTWVSGRRIPPHTPVDLAAGDTLRLGASKREYRLLWLSLREALEMEDAPYMPPLTEDKEEPHVCQEASSQLVAPEQRESADMKAYQETSQQIMLEEIASPAEVIPSAPPLPDFSHSFPVEESSLSQFHENFEGLTEDKLVDKNPISQSFGSLIIQQMPAALPNAGRPAQSDQVSKRSKLQSVKSLRIDTGRSSDRSNALSYSVQKGEQNEILVCSQSCGTECAACIALFGISEYESAEEMEEMIAEVKGHMNPPASITMEGNKNEPNTENYVPQDSVDAMQKRHGLFESALPSHFIDDAFAEKEIPQWNAATVSTESEPVPENLVTPESKHDCLVHLNLEGSLLNKENMVANKIADDSENYQLDSTNGGRNEEISPLDKENNTLTPETKHDCLVHLNLEGSLSNKENMVANKIAEDSENYQLDSTNCGRNEEISPLDKENITPNVSGNIVMERSRVGLKSTISQELMDSISPLNLDHENPMLKAANQMKSNEPVSENISPLTPVDKKLQKFQMESMPISHLEFNADIFPDREYSVLAPEKYEAISPVKQEDLFSNNENVTPPSKVKSVVRRVLGSRMDSSVSAKNTSNKEKTKSEKLHTVDYDVFYSDKENLTPVSSGGMKARKCLPKNLIVDSDQDQETFCSDKENLTPLSSAARKTRDMSENRAQVESAMAKKRVADRIPFQTLMSNSPLRPDSSLDCNCAIARPADIAAGDLAIKLEDKLNNIAQNNQESGIAGQGMKAWTMVANTDSLLDDESMKSIMLLKGIKGTHLFIPRIVIRELDSMKQREGLFRRSTKATSTLQWIEECMATERWWIHVQSSSEMLPVAPTPPATPSAQRIDEEIKVGSGSFNPMALISPRGLFSPRGFELADVVSPKPEDRVLDCALLLTKLRSDHNVVVLSDSVALKIKAMAEGVVCEGAREFRESLMNPCAGRFMWAASAPRGPAWSRLDAAALAEDYYNSRHHHHHQARGQRQRRPAAAEAARGLKLILRHNSLYAQATDAAARMTPPPLLSLASV from the exons atggcggcggcggcggaggcggacggGGACGCCCCGATCGCGGCGTTCGCGGTGTCCAAGGCCGGCGTCGTGCTCAAGCACATCTTCCTCAACGCGCCCCcctcgacggaggcggcggaggaggacccGCCGGTGACGGTGGGGCGGCACCCCGACTGCCACGTGCTCGTCGACCACCCCAGCGTCAGCCgcttccacctccagctccggtcccggcgccgccagcgccggATCACCGTCACCGACCTCCGCTCCG TGCACGGGACTTGGGTGTCGGGCCGACGGATCCCGCCCCACACGCCGGTGGATCTGGCCGCCGGTGACACGCTGCGGCTCGGGGCCTCCAAGAGGGAGTACAGGCTGCTCTGGCTGTCGCTGCGCGAGGCGCTTGAGATGGAGGATGCGCCGTACATGCCACCGCTGACTGAGGACAAAGAGGAGCCCCACGTGTGTCAG GAGGCCAGCAGCCAGTTGGTGGCTCCTGAGCAGAGGGAGTCAGCAGACATGAAGGCCTATCAG GAGACAAGTCAACAAATTATGTTAGAAGAAATTGCTTCTCCAGCCGAAGTGATCCCCTCAGCACCACCATTACCTGACTTTTCTCATTCCTTTCCTGTGGAAGAATCTTCGCTTTCCCAATTTCATGAGAACTTTGAGGGACTGACAGAGGATAAGTTGGTTGACAAGAATCCAATTTCACAATCTTTTGGCTCTCTGATCATACAGCAAATGCCAGCTGCGTTGCCAAATGCTGGAAGACCAGCCCAGTCAGACCAAGTGTCCAAGAGGTCCAAGTTACAGTCAGTTAAATCACTTCGTATTGACACAGGCAGGAGCAGCGATAGAAGCAATGCTCTGAGCTATAGTGTTCAGAAAGGAGAGCAAAATGAGATTCTTGTATGTTCTCAGAGCTGCGGGACAGAGTGTGCTGCCTGCATAGCTTTATTTGGTATTTCTGAATATGAAAGTGCTGAAGAAATGGAAGAGATGATTGCAGAAGTTAAGGGCCATATGAATCCCCCAGCCAGCATTACCATGGAGGGAAATAAGAATGAGCCAAACACTGAGAATTATGTCCCACAAGATTCAGTTGATGCAATGCAGAAGAGACATGGCTTGTTTGAATCTGCTCTCCCTTCGCATTTCATAGATGATGCCTTTGCAGAAAAAGAAATTCCACAATGGAATGCTGCTACTGTTAGTACGGAATCTGAACCTGTTCCAGAAAATCTGGTAACACCAGAATCGAAGCATGATTGTTTGGTCCATCTTAACTTGGAGGGAAGTCTCTTAAACAAGGAGAACATGGTGGCAAATAAGATTGCTGATGATTCTGAGAACTATCAGCTTGACAGCACAAATGGTGGGAGAAATGAAGAAATCAGTCCACTAGACAAGGAGAATAACACCCTAACACCAGAAACGAAGCATGATTGTTTGGTCCATCTTAACTTGGAGGGAAGTCTCTCAAACAAGGAGAACATGGTGGCAAATAAGATTGCTGAGGATTCTGAGAATTATCAGCTTGACAGCACAAATTGTGGGAGAAATGAAGAAATCAGTCCACTGGACAAGGAGAATATCACCCCCAATGTATCAGGTAACATAGTAATGGAGAGGAGCCGCGTAGGTCTGAAGTCTACCATTTCCCAAGAGTTGATGGATTCCATTTCCCCTCTGAATTTAGATCATGAGAACCCCATGCTGAAAGCTGCAAACCAGATGAAATCAAATGAACCTGTCTCCGAGAATATTAGCCCTCTAACTCCAGTTGATAAAAAACTGCAGAAATTCCAGATGGAGTCTATGCCCATTTCACATCTGGAATTCAATGCTGACATCTTTCCGGATCGGGAATACTCAGTGCTGGCTCCTGAAAAGTATGAAGCTATCTCCCCTGTGAAGCAGGAAGATCTGTTCTCAAACAACGAGAATGTGACTCCTCCTTCTAAGGTAAAGTCCGTTGTTAGAAGAGTTCTTGGGTCAAGGATGGATAGTTCAGTGTCAGCAAAGAACACTTCAAAtaaggagaaaacaaagtctgAAAAATTGCACACCGTAGATTATGATGTTTTCTATTCAGATAAGGAGAATTTGACACCTGTATCTTCAGGAGGCATGAAAGCAAGGAAGTGTCTTCCCAAGAACCTCATAGTCGATTCAGATCAAGATCAGGAAACATTCTGCTCTGACAAGGAGAACCTGACACCACTATCATCTGCAGCTCGGAAAACAAGGGATATGTCTGAAAACCGTGCGCAAGTAGAAAGTGCAATGGCAAAGAAAAGGGTTGCTGATAGGATCCCCTTCCAGACTCTTATGTCAAATTCGCCTTTGAGACCCGATAGCTCGCTTGACTGTAACTGTGCTATTGCTAGGCCAGCTGACATCGCTGCTGGTGACTTGGCGATCAAGTTGGAAGATAAACTTAACAATATTGCA CAGAATAACCAAGAATCTGGTATAGCTGGACAAGGGATGAAAGCCTGGACCATGGTGGCTAACACCGACAGCCTTCTCGATGACGAATCTATGAAGTCTATTATGCTGTTAAAAGGCATAAAAGGAACTCATCTGTTCATACCAAGGATTG TGATCAGGGAGCTGGATTCCATGAAGCAGCGGGAGGGCCTGTTCAGGCGGTCTACCAAGGCGACCTCCACGCTCCAGTGGATTGAGGAGTGCATGGCGACCGAGAGGTGGTGGATCCACGTCCAGAGCTCGTCCGAGATGCTCCCCGTCGCGCCGACCCCGCCCGCCACCCCCTCAGCGCAGCGCATCGATGAAGAAATCAAGGTCGGTTCTGGCTCCTTCAACCCGATGGCACTGATCTCCCCGAGAGGCCTGTTCTCCCCTAGAGGCTTCGAGCTCGCGGACGTCGTCTCCCCGAAACCCGAGGACCGCGTCCTCGACTGCGCGCTCCTTCTGACCAAGCTCAGGAGCGACCACAACGTCGTGGTGCTGTCCGACAGCGTCGCGCTCAAGATCAAAGCCATGGCGGAG GGCGTGGTTTGCGAGGGGGCGAGGGAGTTCCGCGAGTCCCTGATGAACCCGTGCGCGGGGCGGTTCATGTGGGCGGCCAGCGCGCCGCGGGGCCCGGCGTGGTCGCGCCTGGACGCTGCGGCGCTGGCGGAGGACTACTACAacagccgccaccaccaccaccaccaggcgAGGGGGCAGCGGCAGAggcggcccgccgccgcggaggccgccAGGGGCCTGAAGCTGATCCTGCGGCACAACTCCCTGTACGCGCAGGCGAcggacgccgccgccaggatgacgccgccgccgctgctctcgcTGGCCTCGGTGTGA